A stretch of the Glycine soja cultivar W05 chromosome 13, ASM419377v2, whole genome shotgun sequence genome encodes the following:
- the LOC114381021 gene encoding thylakoid membrane protein TERC, chloroplastic-like, producing the protein MGLASVVHIHAPPFRCSVLHHPISSFCSVYHYRPPRRFPLLCSRRIGHDNYASEVKRISAQQNDDIGKVEKSPTQESLGNEGYNSSVRTVALWVCTAVAFGVGLGFKEGFDKASEFFAGYILEQSLSVDNLFVFVLIFNYFKVPVTYQNRVLSYGIAGAVVFRLTIILIGTATLQRFEAVNLLLAAILLYSSSKLFASEEDESDLSDNFVVKTCQKFIPVTTYYDGNRFITNLDGVWKATPLLLTVAVIELSDIAFAVDSIPAVFGVTRDPFVVFTSNLFAILGLRSLFLIISEGMSELKYLQPSIAVVLGFIGVKMILDYFGLHVSTEASLAFVASSLTIGVVLSLVNKSD; encoded by the exons ATGGGATTGGCCTCTGTTGTTCACATTCACGCTCCTCCTTTCAGATGCTCTGTTCTTCACCACCCCATCTCTTCCTTTTGCTCAG TGTACCATTATCGTCCTCCTCGCCGTTTCCCACTTCTGTGCTCCAGACGAATTGGCCATGACAATTATGCCTCAG AAGTAAAGAGGATCAGTGCTCAACAAAATGATGACATAGGCAAAGTTGAGAAATCTCCCACTCAGGAATCTCTGGGAAATGAGGGTTACAATTCTTCCGTCAGAACTGTAGCCTTATGG GTGTGCACTGCAGTGGCATTTGGTGTTGGTTTGGGTTTTAAGGAAGGTTTTGACAAGGCATCCGAATTCTTTGCTGG GTATATATTGGAGCAAAGTCTTTCTGTAGATAATCTCTTTGTATTTGTTCTAATATTCAATTACTTCAAAGTGCCAGTTACATATCAG AATCGTGTGCTTTCCTATGGTATTGCCGGTGCAGTTGTATTTCGCCTGACAATAATACTTATTGGAACAGCCACCCTGCAG AGGTTTGAGGCAGTCAACCTTCTCTTGGCCGCGATATTACTCTACTCGTCATCTAAG CTATTTGCCAGTGAAGAAGATGAATCTGACTTATCCGATAACTTTGTGGTGAAGACATGTCAGAAATTTATCCCTGTAACAA CGTATTATGATGGAAATCGATTCATAACAAATCTTGATGGGGTGTGGAAG GCCACCCCTTTGCTTCTTACTGTAGCTGTTATCGAGCTCAGTGACATTGCATTTGCA GTTGACTCAATACCTGCAGTTTTTGGTGTAACACGGGATCCATTTGTAGTTTTTACGTCTAATCTTTTTGCCATTTTGG GTTTAAGGTCACTTTTCTTAATAATTTCTGAGGGTATGTCAGAGTTGAAGTACTTACAG CCGTCCATTGCTGTTGTTCTGGGATTCATTGGGGTTAAGATGATCCTCGACTATTTTG GACTCCATGTCTCAACGGAGGCATCTCTTGCTTTTGTAGCCTCAAGTCTTACCATTGGAGTGGTATTAAGTCTGGTTAACAAGTCTGACTAG